Genomic window (Deltaproteobacteria bacterium):
GGCGGCTCGATATCGAGCGCCTGCCGCACCGCCGCGCGCGCTACGCGGCGTCGGCGCGCGTGATCCACGCGCTGTGGGCGGGCTCGGCGCTCGAGGGCGGGTATCGTTACTATACGGACGACTGGGCGATCGATTCCCACACGTTCACAGGCGAATGGCGGCAGTATCTCGCGCCGTGGGCGCTGCTCAAACTCCACGCGCGGTGGTACACGCAGTCGGAATCGGACTACACGATGATGACGGCGCGCAACGGCGTCGACGAGTTCTATACCTCCGCGCCTGCGATGCAGAAATTTTCGTCGACGCTCATCGGCGCGCGCATTGCGCTGATCGATCACGGCAACGCAATCAAGGGAACGCACGTGACGGGCGGCGTCGGCGCGGACGACTACACGCAGACCTCGCGCGAGGCGGTGGAGGACGGCTACCACGCGGTCATCGGCCGCGCGTATCTCGCCTTCGCGTGGTGATTCCACCTGGCCTTGGCGTGGTGATTCAGGGCTTGAGCAGGCCGCGGATGACGGCTTCCATCTTCTCGACGTCGCCGGCCTGATAGCCCCGGTTGACGTGGCGGATTACGCCCGCGCCGTCGATGACGAAGCTCGACGGCATCGCATCGACGCCGAACGCCTTCGGGACCGTCTTGCCCGGGTCGAACGCGACGCGCAGGTGCGCGAGGCCGAGCTTCGTTTTCATCCGCTTTCCGTTTTCGGCCTTGTCGTCGATGCTGACCGCCAGCACCACCGCGCCCGTATCGGCGAGACGCGCCGCGAGCTTGTCCATCTCCGGCAGCTCCTGAAGGCACGGCGCGCACCAGCTCGCCCAGACGTTGACGAGCACCGGCTTGCCCGCGAAGTCGGCGAGCGTCACCGGCTTGCCGGCCTCATCGATCGCGCTGAACGCCGGGGCTTTGCCGCCGACCTCCGCCGCAAACACGACCTCGGTCGCGATGCCGGCCAGAATCCCCACAACACACAGCACGATTCCCAGACGCCGAATGGTCATGCACGAACTCCGTCGGAAAATTTCGATCACCAATAGGGCGCGCGCCGGGCGCGGATCACGGATCGAGGGCGTCGCTGGGCGCGACGTGCAGCGACTCGGGATTCATCGTCATGCACGAATCCGTCATCGAGAGCTGGCGCACGCGCCGCCACGGCAGGTAGCCGAGTTCCTCGAGGCATCGCCCGCCGAGCAGGTACGAGATGTACGTGTTTTGCGCGACGTCGGTCGTAATGAGCGCGGTGCCCGTGGCGGGCGCGCCGTAGCGCAGAAGCAGTCGCGAGGCGTTGCGCAGGTTCGTCGTCGTGTGCCGCGCGTGGGGATCGACGAGGATGGCGTTCTCGGGAATTCCGTGAACGTCCATCAGGTACTTTTTCATCTCGATCGCCTCGGAGTACGGCGTCATTTCGGGGTGGACGTGGCCGCCCGAGGTGACGATGAACGGCGCGACGCCCGCCTTGTAGCGCGCGGCGGCCAGATCGCAGCGGAACCCGCCGAGCGGCGACAGCGGCCGATCGAGCGTCGTCGGGCCATAACCGGGCACCACGATCGCGATGAACCGGTACGCCGCCCAGTCGATCTTCGACATGCGCGCGATGGCCGGCGCGTTGATGCCGTGATCCATCGGCTCGTAGCGTACGGCCTCGTCGCGATCCTGCGCGAACAGCGCCCCCAGTGCGGACCACGCGAGCGGCTCGTAGAACTTCGTCAGCTCGGGGTGCTCCTCGGACGCCTCGCGCATGAAGATCTCGAAGTCCACCGCCGTCATGTTCCCCGACGCCGCGAGCACGATGTTGCTCATCGTGCGAACGGTCTCGCGCCACGCCGTGACCAGCACGTGCGCGTCGTCGTCGTCCGCCAGCAGCTCGAATCGGCCCGAGGGACGCAGGTGATCGTTCACCGGATCGGCCATGCGGTCGTCGTCGGCGAACAGGTCATACAGGATCTTCGCGGCGGCGGTGACGTCGGCGTCGGTCCACAGTACCGAATCGACCAGACACGAGACGTTTGGGCCGCATGATTCCACCGCGTCGCGCCAACGCTGGTCGCGGGCCGCGGAGAGCGCCCGCGCCCGAGCGTCGTTCTTGATCGCCAGCGCCGTCGCCTTGTCCTTCATCAGCACGGTCAGCAGGTACCAGTTCTTGTCGAGCAGCGTCGAATCGCTGTGCAGCGACTCGTAGCCCAGATCGATGTCGCCGAAGTCGATCGGCGGCGAGTCGGCGCAGCGCGACGGATCGAGCGCGGGCAACGGCGGGGTCTCGTCGGGGATCGCCGGATCGTCCAGATCCTCGTCGTCGTTGTCGGAGATCAGTTCGTCGCCGTCCACGGGCGCGGGGGTCGCGTCGTCGTAGGACGCGGGAACGGCGGTGTCCGCCGCTTCGCCGCAGGCCCATACGCCCACCGCGAACGAAAGCAGAAGCGCCGCCAGCGTGAATTCGATCTTGTTCATGACAGTCCGCAATCCGTGCCGAGGCAGTCGCGGAATTCGGCGCAATCCGTGTGCCCATCCCAACAGCCCACCACGCACTCCACTTTGTCCTGCCCGCACGCGCCGAGCAGTTCGTTCTGCGTGATGACCTGCCCCTCGCCGTCCACGAACTGCGCCCCGCACGCGGACACCGAGGTGTTCAGCGCGTCGCGGCAGTGCGTCGTGTCGGAAGTGGGGTCCGGGGAGGGATTCGCCGTGGTGTCGTCAGACCCTGCGTTCGTCGAAGGGTCGTCGTCCGAAGACGGCGACGCCGATGAGCCCGGCTCCCGTGAGCCGGAATCGTCCTTCGCATTCGAGCAGCCGCCCGCCCCAACTGAGGCAAGAACGAGCATCAAGACCGCCATCGCTTTGGGCACGCCGCAACCTCTGTCAACTACCATCGTGCCGCGACATGCAAATCGTCCGCGCCGTCATCCCCGCAAATCGGGCACTCGGACACGGACCGGCGGGCGTTTATCACACCCCAAGGCGGATATCAATGGGAATCTTTATGCACCCCATGGGGCTGTGGATAAGTGGGGCGCGGCCAGGAACGTAATCCCTCGTCCCGTCTCGCTTCGCTCGCTACCCCTCTCCCGTCATGCCGGGAGAGGGGACTGGCCTTCGTCGCGCCGAATCGGCTTCGGTCGCGCAGCCGGAGGGAGTGACAGGGTCGCGGTCAGCTCCTTGCTCGTAGAGTCCTTCATGGCCTGACGGGAGGAAAATTCTCCTCGCGCAGAATCAAAGCAGGAAAATCTTGACAATCCGTGAAGCGATCGGTTACGAGTCTCCTTGTCTCCAAGGCCGGAACATGACGACGACCCACCCTGATCCTCCTACGCCGCGCGTCATGTTTCAGTATTCCGACGCGGAGTTGGTCTTCGGCCTCGTTGGGGCCGTCGGAACCGACCTCGAGCATTTCCAGGAAAAACTGGAGGCGAATCTCAGGGCATTCGAGTACCAGCCCAACTCCGTCAGGTTGAGCGGCATTCTTGGACAACTCGATCCGGAGATTCTGGACACAATCGGTGTCAGGCTGCACACGGAGCCGGAGTATCAGCGGCTGAAGACCTATATGGATGCCGGCTCGAAGCTTCGCGCCCAAACCCGCTACGGCGGAATTCTCGCGCTTCATGCGGTTGCCGAGATCAGCCGGAAACGAACGCAGGCATCGACCGAGTTCTTGCCACGGACGGCACACGTCCTCCGCTCCCTGAAACACGACGAAGAGGTGCGTGTTCTTCGCCGCATCTACGGTGCGGGTTTTTTTCTCGTCGGGGTGTTCGCCGTCC
Coding sequences:
- a CDS encoding TlpA family protein disulfide reductase, with the protein product MTIRRLGIVLCVVGILAGIATEVVFAAEVGGKAPAFSAIDEAGKPVTLADFAGKPVLVNVWASWCAPCLQELPEMDKLAARLADTGAVVLAVSIDDKAENGKRMKTKLGLAHLRVAFDPGKTVPKAFGVDAMPSSFVIDGAGVIRHVNRGYQAGDVEKMEAVIRGLLKP
- a CDS encoding YdcF family protein — encoded protein: MNKIEFTLAALLLSFAVGVWACGEAADTAVPASYDDATPAPVDGDELISDNDDEDLDDPAIPDETPPLPALDPSRCADSPPIDFGDIDLGYESLHSDSTLLDKNWYLLTVLMKDKATALAIKNDARARALSAARDQRWRDAVESCGPNVSCLVDSVLWTDADVTAAAKILYDLFADDDRMADPVNDHLRPSGRFELLADDDDAHVLVTAWRETVRTMSNIVLAASGNMTAVDFEIFMREASEEHPELTKFYEPLAWSALGALFAQDRDEAVRYEPMDHGINAPAIARMSKIDWAAYRFIAIVVPGYGPTTLDRPLSPLGGFRCDLAAARYKAGVAPFIVTSGGHVHPEMTPYSEAIEMKKYLMDVHGIPENAILVDPHARHTTTNLRNASRLLLRYGAPATGTALITTDVAQNTYISYLLGGRCLEELGYLPWRRVRQLSMTDSCMTMNPESLHVAPSDALDP